From Drosophila nasuta strain 15112-1781.00 chromosome X, ASM2355853v1, whole genome shotgun sequence, one genomic window encodes:
- the LOC132797027 gene encoding uncharacterized protein LOC132797027, with product MSASAARGSTSLLKRAWNEIPDIVGGSVLAIAGLVMAGVGVANYYAKDGDNRRYKLGYVVFRDTDPRAQKVRNDEDD from the coding sequence ATGTCAGCATCGGCGGCCCGTGGTTCCACATCTCTGTTAAAACGTGCCTGGAACGAGATTCCCGACATTGTTGGCGGATCCGTCTTGGCAATCGCTGGTCTTGTTATGGCTGGCGTCGGTGTGGCTAACTACTATGCCAAGGATGGTGATAATCGTCGCTATAAGCTCGGCTATGTCGTCTTCCGTGACACGGATCCGCGTGCCCAGAAAGTGCGCAACGACGAGGATGATTAA
- the LOC132797025 gene encoding TM2 domain-containing protein CG11103, translating to MQQKLILYSVLVSFFIINPVTHAIQARSDKEQPQTGVSGTAVQSVVPVQTQSASSQQQQAGSSNTASASSVSSTFNPLGPNVMCSFLPRDFLECKEPIDHRNNATARQEKGYGCLRFGGSAYEDVEHTKVQCTVYTDIDCYGARTFFRDGVPCVRYTDHYFVTTLIYSMLLGFLGMDRFCLGQTGTAVGKLLTMGGVGVWWIIDVILLITNNLLPEDGSNWNPYV from the coding sequence ATGCAGCAAAAACTAATTTTGTACAGCGTGcttgtttcatttttcatCATTAATCCTGTCACGCATGCGATACAGGCGCGCAGCGATAAGGAACAGCCCCAAACGGGCGTCTCCGGCACTGCAGTGCAATCGGTTGTTCCTGTGCAAACGCAATCTGCATcatcacaacagcagcaagcggGTTCCTCAAATACCGCATCTGCATCTTCAGTTTCATCGACTTTCAATCCCCTGGGACCGAATGTGATGTGCTCCTTCTTGCCACGTGACTTCCTGGAGTGCAAGGAACCCATCGATCATCGGAATAATGCCACGGCCCGCCAGGAAAAAGGTTACGGCTGCCTACGCTTCGGTGGCTCCGCCTACGAAGATGTGGAGCATACAAAAGTCCAGTGCACGGTTTACACGGATATCGATTGCTATGGTGCACGTACATTTTTCCGCGACGGTGTTCCTTGTGTACGCTATACAGATCATTATTTTGTCACCACATTAATCTACAGCATGTTGTTGGGTTTCCTGGGAATGGACCGCTTTTGTCTTGGCCAAACGGGAACGGCGGTGGGCAAATTATTGACAATGGGCGGCGTTGGTGTATGGTGGATCATTGATGTTATATTGCTGATAACGAATAATCTGCTGCCCGAGGATGGCAGCAATTGGAATCCCTATGTTTAA
- the LOC132797024 gene encoding cathepsin B: MRFFIATVSLLLALVANAAGQDDPHMLSDEFIELVKNKAETWTAGRNFAKDVSERHIRGLMGVHPDAHKFQLPDKRHVMPELTESDGGDLPEEFDARTAWPNCPTIGEIRDQGSCGSCWAFGAVEAMSDRVCIHSNATVNFHFSADDLVSCCHTCGFGCNGGFPGAAWSYWTHKGIVSGGSYESKEGCRPYEIAPCEHHVNGTRPPCSQGSTPKCRHQCESSYSVDYAKDKHYGAKSYSINRNPVDIQREILTNGPVEGAFTVYEDLILYKSGVYQHVHGRALGGHAIRILGWGVWGDNKVPYWLIGNSWNTDWGDNGFFRILRGEDHCGIESSISAGLPKL, from the exons ATGCGATTCTTTATAGCGACTGtgtcgctgttgttggccTTGGTGGCCAACGCCGCTGGACAGGATGACCCGCATATGCTGAGCGATGAATTCATTGAGCTGGTGAAGAACAAGGCTGAAACATGGACG GCTGGTCGCAATTTCGCCAAGGACGTGTCCGAGCGTCATATACGCGGTCTAATGGGCGTCCATCCGGATGCGCATAAATTCCAGCTGCCGGATAAGCGTCATGTGATGCCCGAACTAACTGAAAGCGATGGCGGCGATTTACCGGAAGAGTTCGATGCACGCACAGCTTGGCCAAATTGTCCAACAATTGGTGAAATCCGTGATCAAGGCTCCTGCGGATCCTGCTGGGCCTTTGGTGCTGTTGAAGCAATGTCGGATCGT GTGTGCATACACTCCAATGCAACGGTCAACTTCCACTTTTCGGCTGACGATCTGGTGTCCTGTTGCCACACCTGCGGCTTTGGATGCAACGGAGGCTTCCCCGGCGCCGCCTGGAGCTATTGGACCCACAAGGGCATCGTCAGTGGCGGTTCCTATGAATCCAAAGAG GGTTGCCGACCATACGAAATTGCACCATGTGAACATCATGTGAATGGCACTCGTCCGCCATGCTCGCAGGGCAGCACACCAAAGTGCAGGCATCAGTGTGAGTCCAGCTATTCGGTGGATTATGCCAAGGATAAGCATTATGGTGCCAAATCGTATTCGATCAATCGCAATCCGGTTGATATTCAACGCGAAATCCTGACAAATGGCCCCGTTGAGGGCGCATTCACCGTATACGAGGATCTGATATTGTACAAGAGCGGTGTGTATCAGCATGTCCATGGTAGGGCATTGGGCGGTCATGCTATTCGCATCCTCGGCTGGGGAGTTTGGGGTGACAACAAGGTGCCCTATTGGCTCATTGGCAACTCGTGGAACACCGACTGGGGTGACAATGGTTTCTTCCGCATTCTGCGCGGCGAGGATCACTGCGGCATTGAGAGTTCCATTTCAGCTGGTCTGCCCAAGCTTTAA
- the LOC132797026 gene encoding uncharacterized protein LOC132797026 yields the protein MEIFENICRTCGNDCLDAINIFVDSVMVQGKNVPISEIIAACTPSFASLPAVYMDDDYPQQICRVCIKKLIMVYEFNNKWLAAHNEFAVALKFEQRRNRSRISSSQATAAVTVAAAPTTTTAIDANDQLIETDDDENFVFKTEPNEGGEMEIMNHAPPTNYHCGLCGEPFHTVSAYQKHHKISHRNCEFLYYTPGQ from the exons ATGGagatatttgaaaatatttgccgCACTTGCGGCAACGATTGCCTCGACGCCATCAACATATTCGTGGACAGCGTCATGGTACAAGGGAAGAACGTGCCCATATCGGAGATAATCGCTGCCTGCACTCCGTCCTTTGCCTCGTTGCCGGCCGTCTATATGGACGACGATTATCCACAGCAAATATGCCGCGTGTGCATCAAGAAACTGATAATGGTCTATGAATTCAATAACAAATGGTTGGCGGCCCACAATGAATTCGCTGTAGCGCTGAAATTTGAACAGCGTCGCAATCGATCTCGAATCTCTTCATCTCAGGCGACAGCAGCTGTAACAGTAGcggcagcaccaacaacaacaacagcaatcgatGCAAACGATCAGTTGATTGAGACAGATGATGATGAGAACTTTGTCTTCAAAACGGAACCCAATGAAG GTGGCGAAATGGAGATCATGAACCACGCACCACCCACAAACTATCACTGCGGTTTATGCGGGGAACCATTTCACACGGTGTCCGCATATCAAAAGCATCACAAAATCAGTCATCGTAATTGTGAATTCCTTTACTATACGCCTggtcaataa
- the LOC132796042 gene encoding uncharacterized protein LOC132796042 — protein sequence MGSIDSDMITPAGVLVPRLNPWEIMDWPSKQRRSIYRSWAQHFSIQRCYGAAQTYFEKCINEKPSDDDFRTLLMRNKFNRSIARPEEALLDSQKAATLVEPGNASVNLLMADALYDLNRFEDNKLLLHDNLRGQVGTTQQPFKHRLTIVNENFKDSVGDSMSPFLLRNSAKLSSIHELVLKPKKPSEPMPRWLANKNRTECDVQSLVEKNNRRISPLEAAWQQRKKKCFFQTYLHRSWVDVAFLKSLRDNPNVVLENYFSTAAERLNMMNKSCEHLSKFSRMLHARSPMYNEAYERMEYGEKADKFHEANMFRIQYQTRRNMVSILRTITALRAQNDIRRLRKFVEKTMGEYNVLKTTRVMPWKIEFMNEVYNHLALSLCESYRLPKSKISPYDNNSMCHLLGVSPLKPSEQRTVVFGDRSSYTYEDSGDAFEQAKEFKRSKLALENRLSFAKLAIERSYLLYELADVHMAQNQQVRCLFYAQKSIAEAKKCNSKIWEFLATMQQAKSHAILCKFERQSDVLDAAYQLAKELKSPQLCTFIELCRMLNRDYMTLRKMLQLVASKRLRSRLSNRSLTEKV from the exons ATGGGTAGCATTGATTCGGATATGATTACACCGGCGGGCGTTCTGGTGCCCCGTCTAAATCCGTGGGAGATAATGGATTGGCCATCGAAGCAACGTCGATCGATTTATCGCAGCTGGGCGCAACATTTCTCCATACAACGCTGCTACGGTGCGGCTCAAACGTATTTCGAGAAGTGCATCAACGAAAAGCCATCCGACGATGATTTTCGCACGCTTCTGATGCGAAACAAATTCAATCGCTCGATTGCCCGGCCGGAGGAGGCTTTGTTGGATAGCCAGAAGGCAGCAACACTTGTGGAGCCAGGCAATGCATCGGTCAATTTGTTGATGGCCGATGCATTGTATGATCTCAACAGGTTCGAGgataacaaattgttgttgcacgACAATCTGCGCGGCCAAGTGGGCACCACACAGCAGCCGTTCAAGCATCGTCTCACGATTGTGAATGAGAATTTCAAGGATAGCGTTGGCGACAGCATGAGTCCATTTCTGTTGCGAAATTCCGCCAAACTATCTTCCATCCATGAGCTAGTGTTGAAGCCGAAGAAACCAAGTGAGCCCATGCCTCGTTGGTTGGCCAATAAGAATCGCACTGAATGCGATGTCCAGAGTTTGGTCGAGAAGAATAATCGACGAATTTCACCGTTGGAGGCGGCGTGGCAGCAACGCAAAAAGAAATGCTTCTTTCAAACGTATTTGCACCGCTCCTGGGTTGATGTTGCATTCTTGAAATCACTTCGCGATAATCCCAATGTGGTGCTGGAAAACTATTTCAGCACCGCCGCCGAGCGGTTGAATATGATGAACAAAAGCTGTGAGCATCTCTCGAAATTCAGTCGCATGCTTCATGCCCGAAGTCCGATGTACAACGAGGCCTATGAGCGCATGGAATACGGCGAGAAGGCGGACAAATTCCATGAGGCCAACATGTTTCGGATACAGTATCAGACACGTCGAAATATGGTCTCCATATTGCGAACAATTACGGCTCTAAGGGCGCAAAATGATATACGA CGTCTTCGCAAATTCGTGGAGAAGACGATGGGCGAGTACAATGTACTAAAGACGACACGAGTGATGCCCTGGAAGATCGAGTTCATGAACGAAGTGTACAATCATCTGGCGTTGAGCCTGTGCGAAAGCTATCGTCTGCCAAAATCGAAGATATCGCCGTACGATAATAACTCCATGTGTCATCTGCTTGGCGTGTCGCCGTTGAAGCCCTCAGAGCAGCGAACTGTTGTCTTTGGTGATCGCTCCTCATACACGTATGAAGACAGCGGCGACGCCTTTGAGCAGGCCAAAGAGTTTAA GCGCTCAAAATTAGCTCTGGAGAATCGTTTGTCATTCGCCAAGTTGGCCATCGAGCGCAGCTATTTGCTCTACGAGCTGGCCGATGTGCACATGGCACAGAATCAACAAGTGCGTTGTCTATTTTATGCACAGAAGTCCATCGCTGAGGCCAAGAAGTGCAATAGTAAAATTTGGGAATTCTTGGCCACAATGCAGCAGGCGAAATCGCATGCGATACTCTGCAAATTCGAGCGACAATCCGATGTCCTCGATGCTGCCTATCAGCTGGCCAAGGAACTGAAATCGCCGCAACTTTGCACCTTCATCGAACTGTGTCGCATGCTCAACAGGGATTACATGACATTGCGTAAAATGCTGCAGTTGGTGGCATCGAAGCGTCTGCGTAGTCGCCTTTCCAATCGATCCCTCACTGAAAAAGTCTAG
- the LOC132796043 gene encoding glyoxalase 1 codes for MAAVPGRALHYVFKIGDRAKNAFFFQTILGMKVYRHEEFTEGCEAECNGPYDNRWSKTMIGYGPESTNFVFELTYNYGVKSYEIGNDFGGVTIHSKDILAKAAEHSYPVVKQDGRNILASPDGYKFYVVESAPTSDPVQEVEIHVKDLAASRKYWHELLKMNVLEENAKSVLLTYGSNQASLRLTLLTEALDRAKAYGRIAFEIPGAAQLPLFEAVKAAGGTILKPLIQLDTPGKATVSVIILADPNDHEICFVDKEGFTELSQPDATAGDQLAKYILKDPFQDKQ; via the exons ATGGCAGCAGTACCAGGACGAGCTCTACATTATGTCTTCAAGATCGGGGATCGTGCCAAGAACGCGTTTTTCTTTCAGACCATTCTTGGAATGAAG GTTTACCGTCACGAAGAGTTCACCGAGGGCTGCGAAGCGGAGTGTAATGG GCCCTATGACAATCGCTGGAGTAAAACAATGATTGGATATGGACCCGAGAGCACGAATTTCGTCTTCGAACTGACCTACAACTATGGTGTCAAGAGCTATGAAATTG GCAACGACTTTGGAGGCGTAACAATCCATTCCAAGGATATTCTAGCCAAGGCCGCCGAGCATTCGTATCCAGTTGTGAAGCAAGACGGCCGTAATATTCTCGCCTCACCCGATGGCTACAAGTTCTATGTGGTTGAAAGTGCGCCCACTTCGGATCCGGTGCAAGAGGTTGAGATACACGTCAAAGATTTGGCCGCATCGCGTAAATATTGGCATGAGCTGCTCAAGATGAATGTGCTCGAGGAGAACGCGAAATCGGTGTTGCTCACCTATGGCTCGAATCAGGCATCGTTACGTCTCACACTGCTAACTGAGGCGTTGGATCGCGCCAAGGCCTATGGACGCATTGCCTTTGAAATACCTGGCGCCGCTCAGTTGCCACTATTCGAGGCTGTCAAGGCGGCTGGTGGCACAATTCTGAAGCCGTTGATACAGCTGGACACACCCGGCAAGGCCACAGTGTCTGTGATCATTTTGGCCGATCCCAATGATCATGAAATATGCTTTGTGGACAAAGAGGGCTTCACCGAGTTGTCGCAGCCTGATGCCACAGCTGGAGATCAGCTTGCGAAGTACATACTTAAGGATCCCTTCCAGGACAAACAatga